Sequence from the Streptomyces sp. NBC_00358 genome:
CGACGGGCAGCCCGGTGAGGACCGGCCGGAGTTCCGGGTGGGCCGGGTCGCCGGCCTTGGCCAGCAGGGACGTGAGCAGGTCGGCGGAGACCTTGTCGGCGCGGTTCAGGCCGCTGCCGTCCGCGAACTGCGCTCCGGACAGCGGGAGTCCGAGCTTCTTCAGCTGGGCGCGGATCGCCTTGGCGTCGCCGTCGAAGCTGGGTTCCTCGCCGGTGGCGAGGGCGACCTGGCGTGCGAGGGCCTCCGCGATGTCGTTGTCGCTGTTGGTCAGCATCCGCTCCACCAGGGCGGAGAGCGGCGGCGAGGAGACGGAGGCGAGGGCCTCGGAGCGGCTGGTCGCCTTCGAGGGGCCGGGCGAGGTCGTGGTGATGCCGTGACCGTGCAGCAGGTCGGCGAACTTCCGCGCGGCGTCCGCCGCCGGGTCCATGGCCCGGCCGGCCGGGCCGCTGGTCGTTCCGTCCAGCCGGCCCTCGTCGGCCATCAGGGGGGTGACCTTCGCGATGTTCTCGTTCACTCCGATGGGGTGGAGGTCGGGGCCGGAGTACAGCGAGGTGTCGTACGAGAGCGTCACGTGGTTCATGTGACGGGCCTTCAGGGCGGTGGCCGTCTCCTCGGCGAGGGTGCCCAGGTCCGCCCAGCCGTCCGCGGGCTTGCGGGCGGTCAGCGTCGGGTCGCCGCCGCCGACGAGCACGACCTCCTTGGTGTCGGGCTCCAGGACCGTGCGCGTCCGGATGCGGTGATCGGGGCCCGGCGCCGTGAGGGCGGCGACCGCGGTGGCGATCTTGGTGGTGGAGGCCGGCGTCTGGACCTGGTCGGCGCCCTTGCCGTAGAGCCGCTTGCCGGTCGCCACGTCGACCACGACGGCGGTGCGCACCGCGCCGAGGACGGGGTTGCCCAGCAGCGGGTCGAGGACCGACGCGAGGGCCTTCCCGGAGGGCGCGGGCACGGTGCTCGCGGAGCCGCCGAGCCCGGCCAGCACGGAGGCGGCGCTGGGGGCGGGCCGGGGTGACGTTCGGGGCGAACCGGATGTACGTGCGTGATCTGTGCCACCCTCGGGCGCCCGCGATGCGGCCCAGTCACGCTCGGCCGTACGCTGGCCGGTGGAGTCCCAGGGACCGGCCGCGGTCACCGCCCCGGCCGCGAGGGCCAGGCCGACGGTGGCCGCCACCGCTGTGAGCTGCGGTGTCGTCAATCGCACGGCACCGGGCCGAACGGCTTCGGTGATCCGCGCCACATGCGGTTTCACCGTTCGCGCGATCCGCACCACATGCGGTCTCGCAGCCCGCCAAGCCTTCAGCTCTGGCACGACCACCAGCCCCTTTCGCGATCACCCACCTGCGTGAGGGACACTTAATCACCAGAACTATGTGCTGATCATGGAGGAGCCACCGGTGGAGTTCGACGTCACGATCGAGATTCCGAAGGGTTCACGGAACAAGTACGAGGTGGACCACGAGACCGGTCGGATCCGTCTGGACCGTCGACTCTTCACCTCGACCAGCTACCCGGCCGACTACGGCTTCGTCGAGAACACTCTCGGCGAGGACGGGGACCCGCTGGACGCCCTGGTCATCCTGGACGAGCCGACCTTCCCGGGCTGCCTCATCCAGTGCCGCACGATCGGCATGTTCCGTATGACGGACGAGGCCGGCGGCGACGACAAGCTGCTGTGCGTCCCGGCGCACGACCCGCGGGTGGAGCACCTGCGCGACATCCACCACGTGTCGGAGTTCGACCGCCTGGAGATCCAGCACTTCTTCGAGGTCTACAAGGACCTGGAGCCGGGCAAGTCCGTCGAGGGCGCCGACTGGGTCGGCCGCACCGAGGCCGAGGCCGAGATCGAGCGTTCCTACAAGCGCTTCAAGGACCAGGGCGGTCACTGACCTCCCCGAGGGCGGTCGACGACCTCCCCCGCTTCCGAACGGGCCGCGCGATCCCCATGGGGGTCGCGCGGCCCGTTCGTGCCTTCCGTACGCATACTGAGGCATACGGAAGGCAAGAAGGAGAACGACAGGGACCCGAAAGGCGAGGCTGGAGTTGGTGGCGGACCCGGAAGCGGAAGACCGCAAGCCGCAGTCGGACGAGGCGCGGAGCGCGTTCAGCCCGCCCGCCGGTATGGCGGCGCCGGGGCCGGCGGCGGCCGACGAGGAGTCCTCGACCACCTCCGAGTTCGCGCTCCCCAAGGGTCTCGACGCACCGCAGCCGGCCGGTCCCGAGATGGAGGGCTCGGCGTTCAGCACGCCGCGCACCTACAGCGCCAAGCACGCCCCGCCCGCCTTCACACCGGCGACCGGCATCCCCCTGGTCAGCCTGACCAAGGACGCGCCGTGGCAGGACCGCATGCGCACGATGCTGCGCATGCCGGTCACCGAGCGGCCCGCGCCCGAACCCGTGCACAAGGAGGACGAGTCCGGGCCCGCCGTCCCGCGTGTCCTCGACCTGACCCTGCGCATCGGCGAGCTGCTGCTCGCGGGCGGTGAGGGCGCCGAGGACGTGGAGACGGCCATGTTCGCCGTCTGCCGCTCGTACGGGCTGGACCGCTGCGAGCCGACCGTCACCTTCACCCTGCTGTCGATCTCGCACCAGCCGTCCCTGGTCGACGATCCGGTGACGGCGTCACGGACCGTACGCCGCCGGGGCACCGACTACACCCGCCTGGCGGCCGTCTACCGGCTCGTGGACGACCTGAGCGACCCGGAGGCCGCGATCTCCCTGGAGGAGGCCTACGGGCGCCTCGCGGAGATGCGCCGCAACCGTCACCCCTACCCCGGCTGGGTGCTGACCTCCTCCGGCGGACTGCTGGCCGGGGCGGCCTCCGTCCTCGTCGGCGGTGACGCGCTCGTGTTCGTCGCCGCGGCGCTCGGCGCGATGCTGGGCGACCGGCTCGCCTGGCTGTGCGCGGGGCGCGGGCTGCCGGAGTTCTACCAGTTCACGGTGGCCGCGATGCCGCCGGCCGCGATAGGGGTCGCGCTCACGCTGGCGCACGTCGATGTGAACGCCTCGGCGGTGATCACCGGTGGGCTCTTCGCGCTGCTGCCGGGGCGGGCGCTCGTCGCGGGGGTGCAGGACGGGCTGACCGGCTTCTACATCACCGCGTCCGCCCGGCTGCTCGAAGTCATGTACTTCTTCGTGGGGATCGTCTCCGGCGTCCTGCTGGTGCTCTATTTCGGCGTCAAGCTGGGCACGCAGCTCAACCCGGACGCCGGACTGCACATCTCCGAGCGGCCGCTGATCCAGATCGCCGCGTCCATGCTGCTGTCGCTCACCTTCGCGGTACTGCTCCAGCAGGAACGTTCCACCGTCCTCGCGGTGACCCTCAACGGAGGCGTGGCCTGGTCGGTGTACGGGGCGATGCACTACGCGGGAGGGCTCTCGCCGGTGGCCTCCACGGCCGTCGCCGCGGGCCTGGTCGGTCTCTTCGGGCAGTTGCTCTCGCGCTACCGGTTCGCTTCGGCGCTGCCGTACACGACGGCCGCGATCGGACCCCTGCTGCCCGGTTCGGCGACCTACTTCGGGCTGCTGTCGATCGCCCAGAACGAGGTCGACAAGGGCTTGGTGTCGCTCACCAAGGCGGCGGCCCTCGCCATGGCCATCGCGATCGGCGTGAACCTGGGTTCGGAGATCTCGCGGCTGTTCCTGCGCCTGCCGGGCAGCTCCGCCGGGGGGCGGCGGGCCGCCAAGCGGACACGCGGGTTCTGAGGAGGGGTCCGGGCAGGGCCGCTCCCTGAATGCCGGGCCGGGAAATGCGGGTCCGGGCGTATCAGTTCTGCGTGGGGCCCTGACCGTAGCGGTACTGCTCGGCGCCGTACTGCTGCTGATGGCCCTGGGGGTGCTGCTGGGGCTGCTGCTGCGGGTGGGCCTGACCCTGGTCGTAGCCCTGCTGGTAACCCTGGTCGTACTGCGGCTGGCCGTACTGCTGCTGGTCGTAGCCATAGCCCTGGTCCGAGCCGTAGGGCTGCTGGTACGGCTGCTGCTGAGGCTGGGGCTGGGGCTGCTGGGACGGGTAGCCGTTGCCCTGATGGCCGTAGCCCTGCCCCTGATGGCCGTACGCGTCGTGGCTCTGGCTCTGGTTCCCGTACTGCCGGTCCTGGCCCTGGTTCCCGTACGACTGGCCGTGGCCCTGGTCGCCGTACTGCCGGCCCTGGCTGCCGTACGACGGGTCCTGGCCCTCGTGGACCGGCGGCACGCGCAGCGGCCTGGTCGCGTCGTCCATGACGGGCGCGGCGGGCCAGGCGTCGGGCTGGGCCTGGACGGGCTCCTGGAACTCCTGGGGCGGGTTCTTCTTGGCCTTCGAACGGGCGCGCAGGAACTCGATCATGATCGGGACCACCGAGACGAGCACGATCAGGATCAGGATCAGCTCGATGTTCTTGTTCACGAACTCGACCTTGCCGAGCCAGGAACCGAGCAGCGTGACACCCGCGCCCCACATCACGCCGCCGATGACGTTGAAGGTGAGGAAGGGGCGGTACTTCATGCCGCTGACGCCGGCGATGATCGGCGTGAACGTGCGCACGACGGGCACGAAGCGGGCCAGCACCAGGGACTTCGGCCCGTACTTCTCGAAGAACTCGTTGGCCTTGACCACGTTCTCCTGCTTGAACAGGCGGGAGTTCGGGCGGGTGAAGAGCGAGGGCCCGACCTTCTTGCCGAAGAGGTAGCCCGCCTGGTCGCCGAGGACCGCGGCGAGACAGATCAGCGGGATCGCGGCCCACAACGGGAAGTCCATGGCGTCCGTGGCGATCAGCAGACCGCAGGTGAACAGCAGCGAGTCACCCGGCAGGAAGAAACCGATGAGCAGGCCGGACTCGGCGAAGACGACCAGCAGCAGGCCCCATATGCCGAAGTTGTCCAGGAGCGTGTTCGGATCCAGCCAGCTGGGACCGAGGGCAAGCGTCATCACGGTTCCGGGCTCCTGAGGGTGAAGGGAGGTGCGGCGGTCCTGTACGGCCGACCAAAGCTATCAACGCAATGTGTCCACGCCAGGTTCCACCCGTGACTCCAGGATGCACTGTGCGACGACTGGGACAAAGCTGTGGACCATGGGCATCGATGAATACGGCGGCGGCCAGGGTCCCCACGAGGACGTCCTGGTCGTCACGACGAACGACGTTCCCGGTCATCGCGTCGAGCAGGTCATCGGTGAGGTCTTCGGCCTCACGGTGCGCTCGCGCCATCTGGGCAGCCAGATCGGCGCGGGTCTGAAGTCGATGATCGGCGGTGAGCTCAAGGGGCTCACCAAGACGTTGGTGCAGACCCGCAACCAGGCCATGGAGCGGCTCGTCGACCAGGCACGCGCGCGGGGTGCCAACGGCGTCCTCATGTTCCGCTTCGACGTGTCCGAGGCGGCCGACGTCGGCACGGAGGTGTGCGCCTACGGCACGGCCGTGGTCCTGGCGAAGGAGTGACGGTGGCGAAGGGTGACGGTAAGGGGCGTCCGCCATGGCGGACGCCCCTTACCGTCACCGTTTCGGACGCCTCCGGAGGTCAGGATCTCGGGGTGTGCCGGGCGGCGTTCGCCGTGATCGCGTCCCTCAGGTGCTCGGCCAGCCCCGGCCGCATGGAGTCGTAGAACTCCTTGAAGCGCTCGTCGGCGACGTACATCTCGCCGAGTCCCCGGTGGATCTCGTACGTGCACACGTAGAACCACGTGGTGATGTGCTGCCGGTGCTCCTCGGCCATGTCCATGGCCCGCTCGCCGTCCGGCCGCTCCCCCGCCTCCATCAGGGCGTCGTACCGCTCGCCCCAGGAGGCCACCTCGGCCTGCATCCGCTTCCAGTCGTCCTTGGTGTAGCGGGCGGTGCGGCGCTGCGACTCGGCGTACGTCTCCGTGCCGCCCCAGCGGCGCTCGGCCTCCTCCGCGTGCGCCTCCGGGTCCTTGTCCCCGAAGACCTCGAACCTCTCCTCGGGCGTGAGGTCGATACCCATCGTGCGTGCCTCCATGGCGTGCTCCACGGCCGCGGCCATCTTCTGCAGCTTCTCGATCCGGGCGGTCAGCAGCTCGTGCTGGCGGCGCAGATGCGCGCGCGGGTCCGCTTCCGGGTCGTCGAGCAGGGCGGCGACCTCGTCGAGCGGGAAGCCGAGCTCCCGGTAGAACAGGATCTGCTGCAGCCGGTCGAGATCGGCGTCGTCGTAGCGCCGGTGACCCGCGTGGCTGCGTCCGCCCGGCGCGAGCAGACCGATCTCGTCGTAATGGTGCAGAGTACGCACCGTCACTCCGGCGAACCCGGCGACCTGGCCCACTGAGTAGCTCACTTCCGCTCCTTCCTCGGTACGCACTTCACGATGGGGCCTGACGTGACGTGAGGTGCAAGCCCGAAGTCCACGGGTCCGCGAAGGTGATCGGGATACGACCGGAGGCGACGCTCAGGATGTTATGTCCGTTTCGCACGCTTAGGGTGAGCCCGTGACCCACGAAGCGGCTCCCCCGGGACCGGCCCTCACCCGGGCGACACCCGCACGGACCTTGCTGCCGCTGTTCCTACCGTCCGTGGTCGTCGGCGCGGTCTCCGCCCTTCTCTACGTGGGCGTGAGCAAACTGGCGGACCAGCTCAAGGACGTGCTCTGGACGGACCTGCCGGATGCGCTCGGCATCGGCGGGTACTCCTCGTTCTGGATGATCGTCATGCTCACCACCACCGGCATCCTGGTCGGCCTGGTGGTGTGGAAGGCCCCTGGGCACGCGGGCCCCGACCCTGCCACCGTGGGGCTCCAGGCGGACCCGATGGCGCCCTACATCCTGCCCGGACTGCTGGTGGCGACCGCGCTGATGCTGGCGGGCGGCCCGAGCCTCGGCCCGGAGAACCCGATCATCGCCACCAATGTCGCGCTGGCGTTCTGGGCGGGCCGCCGGTTCGCGCCCGCGGCGCCCGGCGTGCTGTGGGTGACCCTGGCCGAGGCGGGGACGATCGGCGCCCTGTTCGGTACGCCGGTCGCGGCGGCGCTGGTCATCTCCGAGGCACTCGCCGGGCGGCAGGTGAAGGGCCTGCTGTGGGACAACCTCTTCGCGCCGCTGACCGCCGCCTCGGTGGGCTCGATCACCACGGCGCTCCTGGGGCACGCGAGCTTCGACCTGGGTCTGCCCCCGCTCGGCAGTCCCGGCTGGGCCGATGTGCTGTCCGCGCTGGTGATCGCCTCCGCGGCGGCGGTGCTCGGCATGGCCGGGGTCCATCTCTTCCCCCATGTGCACAAGGTGTTCTCGTTCCTGCGCCATCCCATGGTGGCCCTGCCCGTCGGCGGGCTCGTCCTCGGCCTGCTGGGCTGCCTGGGCGGGCCGCTCACGCTGTTCAAGGGCCTGGACCAGGTCGCCGAGATGGCCCGGAACCCGGACGCCTATTCGGCGGGGCGGTACGCGCTGATGGCCGTGGTGAAAGTCGCGGCGCTGGTCGTCGCGGCGTCCTGCGGGTTCCGGGGCGGCCGGATCTTCCCCGCCGTCTTCGCCGGTGCCGCGTTCGGTCTGTGCGCCCACGCGCTCGTTTCCTCGATCCCGGCGTCGTTGGGTCTGGCCGCGGGAGTGCTGGGCATGCTCCTCGCGATCACCCGGCAGGGCTGGGTGAGCCTGTTCACGGCCGCCGTCCTGGTGTCCTCACCGACGATCATCGCCCTGCTCTGCATCGCCTCCCTGCCGGCCTGGCTGCTGGTGACCGGACGGCCGCAGATGCAACTGCACGAAGACGGAAGCTCGATCCGGTGAACCGCCGGGATGTCCTCATCCGATGAACCCACAGGGATGCGCCGTCCCGCTGAACCGTTGGGAGAAACCCATGCCGCTCCACCAGGGCCAACAGACGCCCGATGAACGCCCCGGCTCCGTCAACCCGTTCTACGGAGAGGCCAATCCGGTCAGCGGCATGACCGAGGCACCGCCGAAGCACCGTCTCCCGGACGGCCCGCTGCCACCGACGACCGCGCTCCAGCTCGTGCACGACGAACTCATGCTGGACGGGAACTCCCGGCTGAACCTGGCCACCTTCGTCACCACCTGGATGGAACCTCAGGCCGGGGTCCTGATGGCGGAGTGCCGGGACAAGAACATGATCGACAAGGACGAGTACCCCCGCACGGCCGAGCTGGAGCGACGCTGCGTGTCGATGCTCGCCGACCTGTGGAACGCGCCGGACCCGTCGGCCGCGGTGGGCTGTTCGACGACCGGTTCGAGCGAGGCGTGCATGCTCGCCGGCCTGGCGCTGAAGCGGCGCTGGGCACAGCGCAACGCGGACCGCTACCCGGGGGCGCGGCCGAACCTGGTCATGGGCGTGAACGTCCAGGTGTGCTGGGAGAAGTTCTGCAACTTCTGGGAGGTCGAGGCCCGCCAGATCCCCATGGAGGGCGACCGGTTCCACCTCGATCCCGAGGCCGCGGCGGCGCTGTGCGACGAGAACACCATCGGGGTCGTCGGCATCCTCGGTTCCACCTTCGACGGGTCGTACGAGCCGATCGAGGAGCTGTGCGCGGCGCTGGACCGGCTCCAGGAGCGCACGGGCCTCGACATCCCGGTCCACGTCGACGGCGCGTCCGGGGCGATGGTCGCGCCCTTCA
This genomic interval carries:
- a CDS encoding glutamate decarboxylase, which produces MPLHQGQQTPDERPGSVNPFYGEANPVSGMTEAPPKHRLPDGPLPPTTALQLVHDELMLDGNSRLNLATFVTTWMEPQAGVLMAECRDKNMIDKDEYPRTAELERRCVSMLADLWNAPDPSAAVGCSTTGSSEACMLAGLALKRRWAQRNADRYPGARPNLVMGVNVQVCWEKFCNFWEVEARQIPMEGDRFHLDPEAAAALCDENTIGVVGILGSTFDGSYEPIEELCAALDRLQERTGLDIPVHVDGASGAMVAPFIDEDLVWDFRLPRVSSINTSGHKYGLVYPGVGWALWRTAAELPEELVFRVNYLGGDMPTFALNFSRPGAQVVAQYYTFLRLGREGYRAVQQTTRDVARALAERVDCLGDFRLITRGDELPVFAFTTAPEVTAYDVFDVSRRMRESGWLLPAYTFPENREDLSVLRVVCRNGFTSDLADLFIEDLTRLLPEMRRQPHPMTHDKEAATSFHH
- a CDS encoding MerR family transcriptional regulator, translating into MSYSVGQVAGFAGVTVRTLHHYDEIGLLAPGGRSHAGHRRYDDADLDRLQQILFYRELGFPLDEVAALLDDPEADPRAHLRRQHELLTARIEKLQKMAAAVEHAMEARTMGIDLTPEERFEVFGDKDPEAHAEEAERRWGGTETYAESQRRTARYTKDDWKRMQAEVASWGERYDALMEAGERPDGERAMDMAEEHRQHITTWFYVCTYEIHRGLGEMYVADERFKEFYDSMRPGLAEHLRDAITANAARHTPRS
- a CDS encoding DedA family protein, giving the protein MMTLALGPSWLDPNTLLDNFGIWGLLLVVFAESGLLIGFFLPGDSLLFTCGLLIATDAMDFPLWAAIPLICLAAVLGDQAGYLFGKKVGPSLFTRPNSRLFKQENVVKANEFFEKYGPKSLVLARFVPVVRTFTPIIAGVSGMKYRPFLTFNVIGGVMWGAGVTLLGSWLGKVEFVNKNIELILILIVLVSVVPIMIEFLRARSKAKKNPPQEFQEPVQAQPDAWPAAPVMDDATRPLRVPPVHEGQDPSYGSQGRQYGDQGHGQSYGNQGQDRQYGNQSQSHDAYGHQGQGYGHQGNGYPSQQPQPQPQQQPYQQPYGSDQGYGYDQQQYGQPQYDQGYQQGYDQGQAHPQQQPQQHPQGHQQQYGAEQYRYGQGPTQN
- a CDS encoding YbjQ family protein: MGIDEYGGGQGPHEDVLVVTTNDVPGHRVEQVIGEVFGLTVRSRHLGSQIGAGLKSMIGGELKGLTKTLVQTRNQAMERLVDQARARGANGVLMFRFDVSEAADVGTEVCAYGTAVVLAKE
- a CDS encoding inorganic diphosphatase produces the protein MEFDVTIEIPKGSRNKYEVDHETGRIRLDRRLFTSTSYPADYGFVENTLGEDGDPLDALVILDEPTFPGCLIQCRTIGMFRMTDEAGGDDKLLCVPAHDPRVEHLRDIHHVSEFDRLEIQHFFEVYKDLEPGKSVEGADWVGRTEAEAEIERSYKRFKDQGGH
- the dacB gene encoding D-alanyl-D-alanine carboxypeptidase/D-alanyl-D-alanine endopeptidase yields the protein MVVPELKAWRAARPHVVRIARTVKPHVARITEAVRPGAVRLTTPQLTAVAATVGLALAAGAVTAAGPWDSTGQRTAERDWAASRAPEGGTDHARTSGSPRTSPRPAPSAASVLAGLGGSASTVPAPSGKALASVLDPLLGNPVLGAVRTAVVVDVATGKRLYGKGADQVQTPASTTKIATAVAALTAPGPDHRIRTRTVLEPDTKEVVLVGGGDPTLTARKPADGWADLGTLAEETATALKARHMNHVTLSYDTSLYSGPDLHPIGVNENIAKVTPLMADEGRLDGTTSGPAGRAMDPAADAARKFADLLHGHGITTTSPGPSKATSRSEALASVSSPPLSALVERMLTNSDNDIAEALARQVALATGEEPSFDGDAKAIRAQLKKLGLPLSGAQFADGSGLNRADKVSADLLTSLLAKAGDPAHPELRPVLTGLPVAGFTGTLSTRYTDAPTATGVVRAKTGTLTGVNTLAGTVVDKDGRLLAFAFLTSDAAHPPNPLEARAALDHTATALVACGCR
- a CDS encoding threonine/serine ThrE exporter family protein; amino-acid sequence: MADPEAEDRKPQSDEARSAFSPPAGMAAPGPAAADEESSTTSEFALPKGLDAPQPAGPEMEGSAFSTPRTYSAKHAPPAFTPATGIPLVSLTKDAPWQDRMRTMLRMPVTERPAPEPVHKEDESGPAVPRVLDLTLRIGELLLAGGEGAEDVETAMFAVCRSYGLDRCEPTVTFTLLSISHQPSLVDDPVTASRTVRRRGTDYTRLAAVYRLVDDLSDPEAAISLEEAYGRLAEMRRNRHPYPGWVLTSSGGLLAGAASVLVGGDALVFVAAALGAMLGDRLAWLCAGRGLPEFYQFTVAAMPPAAIGVALTLAHVDVNASAVITGGLFALLPGRALVAGVQDGLTGFYITASARLLEVMYFFVGIVSGVLLVLYFGVKLGTQLNPDAGLHISERPLIQIAASMLLSLTFAVLLQQERSTVLAVTLNGGVAWSVYGAMHYAGGLSPVASTAVAAGLVGLFGQLLSRYRFASALPYTTAAIGPLLPGSATYFGLLSIAQNEVDKGLVSLTKAAALAMAIAIGVNLGSEISRLFLRLPGSSAGGRRAAKRTRGF
- a CDS encoding ion channel protein, which codes for MTHEAAPPGPALTRATPARTLLPLFLPSVVVGAVSALLYVGVSKLADQLKDVLWTDLPDALGIGGYSSFWMIVMLTTTGILVGLVVWKAPGHAGPDPATVGLQADPMAPYILPGLLVATALMLAGGPSLGPENPIIATNVALAFWAGRRFAPAAPGVLWVTLAEAGTIGALFGTPVAAALVISEALAGRQVKGLLWDNLFAPLTAASVGSITTALLGHASFDLGLPPLGSPGWADVLSALVIASAAAVLGMAGVHLFPHVHKVFSFLRHPMVALPVGGLVLGLLGCLGGPLTLFKGLDQVAEMARNPDAYSAGRYALMAVVKVAALVVAASCGFRGGRIFPAVFAGAAFGLCAHALVSSIPASLGLAAGVLGMLLAITRQGWVSLFTAAVLVSSPTIIALLCIASLPAWLLVTGRPQMQLHEDGSSIR